In Colletotrichum lupini chromosome 6, complete sequence, a single window of DNA contains:
- a CDS encoding acetylcholinesterase, with protein sequence MRLFRTLPLVVAGLIAPCLSGAFPSSTSQDAAATFLDRLLVDTRGLGDVPQRQPSSLLVDLGYAKYEGYNNATSGLNIWKGIRYAAPPTGSQRWQPPRLPSSNDTVTGGGVPVTAATEFGPICPQNYPAVPGLPFIPGEEDCLFLNVYAPADAKDLPVLVYIHGGGYGYGDGRIDMSEIIGANEGGFVAVVIQYRLGALGFLSSADVKARGVVNAGLLDQAFALAWVQRFIDLFGGDRGKVTIAGESAGAGSVMYHTLAVDGSLGTTLFKNGIAASPYLPFHYDYDATFPTARYQAFAEKAGCSSSVDVLACLRGKDSMTLQLASANTTFEQPYGFWAFYPVTDGVYIKSLPTEQMKQKRVNGERLLVGHNANEGPLLTPPNIVSVADLTSWLKLEFPNLSAGQIDEILAANPTKTGANDTRFETNGLAGLTALDVSQSGTGQQQRANNIYAEATFVCPSYWLSDAFTSPKSSWHYQYSVPFAWHTADIPGYFGPATPNQGPDIVLAFRKIWGNFITGDDPSISNDIANGASGADAGAENGASKWPVWTEEAPKQVNLNQTGGVPYEFTTSWGARVTQFMAPGQVNDIRVVPADVWEGGRGARCGFWRGLAPSIPA encoded by the exons ATGCGCCTCTTCAGGACTCTACCGCTAGTCGTCGCGGGACTTATCGCGCCCTGCCTCTCGGGCGCCTTTCCCTCGTCTACATCGCAGGATGCGGCGGCCACGTTTTTGGATCGACTGCTTGTCGACACGCGGGGTCTGGGCGATGTCCCTCAGCGGCAGCCTTCTTCGCTACTTGTAGATTTGGGCTACGCCAAGTATGAAGGGTACAACAACGCCACCAGCGGCCTCAATATCTGGAAAGG CATCCGCTACGCAGCTCCGCCGACGGGTTCACAGCGCTGGCAACCGCCTCGTCTCCCTTCATCCAACGACACGGTCACCGGTGGCGGGGTCCCGGTGACGGCAGCAACCGAGTTCGGCCCCATCTGCCCGCAAAACTACCCCGCCGTCCCGGGTCTCCCCTTCATCCCCGGTGAAGAAGATTGTCTTTTCCTAAACGTGTACGCGCCCGCCGACGCCAAGGATTTGCCGGTGCTGGTGTACATCCACGGCGGTGGGTACGGCTACGGTGATGGGAGGATTGACATGTCGGAGATTATTGGGGCGAATGAGGGTGGGTTTGTGGCTGTTGTGATTCAGTACCGG CTCGGCGCGTTAGGGTTCCTTTCCTCTGCGGACGTCAAGGCTCGCGGTGTCGTGAACGCGGGACTTCTGGACCAGGCTTTTGCGCTTGCTTGGGTCCAGCGCTTCATCGACCTGTTTGGCGGAGATCGTGGAAAGGTCACGATTGCGGGGGAGTCGGCGGGCGCCGGGTCGGTGATGTATCACACTCTCGCCGTGGACGGTAGTCTTGGGACGACGCTCTTCAAGAAC GGGATCGCTGCTTCGCCGTATCTTCCCTTCCATTATGACTATGACGCGACGTTTCCGACGGCGCGATACCAGGCATTTGCCGAGAAGGCGGGGTGCTCGTCGTCTGTCGATGTTCTTGCGTGCCTTCGTGGGAAGGATAGTATGACGCTGCAGCTTGCTAGTGCGAACACCACGTTTGAACAGCCGTATGGGTTCTG GGCTTTCTACCCTGTGACGGACGGCGTATACATCAAGAGCCTGCCGACTGAGCAGATGAAGCAAAAAAGAGTCAATGGAGAGCGTCTCCTCGTCGGT CATAACGCCAATGAAGGACCTCTCCTCACCCCGCCCAACATCGTCAGCGTCGCAGACTTGACGTCCTGGCTGAAGCTCGAGTTCCCCAACCTCTCGGCGGGCCAAATCGACGAGATCCTCGCCGCGAATCCAACAAAGACAGGCGCGAACGATACTCGCTTCGAGACGAACGGGTTGGCGGGGCTTACGGCCCTTGACGTGAGCCAATCTGGGACCGGACAACAGCAGAGAGCAAAC AACATCTACGCCGAGGCAACATTCGTGTGCCCCAGCTACTGGCTCTCCGACGCCTTCACGTCGCCAAAGTCGTCGTGGCACTACCAGTACTCCGTCCCCTTTGCCTGGCACACGGCCGACATCCCAGGCTACTTTGGCCCCGCGACACCGAACCAGGGCCCGGACATTGTCCTCGCCTTCCGCAAGATCTGGGGTAACTTCATCACGGGCGATGACCCCTCCATCAGCAATGATATCGCCAACGGAGCTTCCGGTGCCGACGCGGGCGCCGAGAATGGGGCGAGCAAGTGGCCTGTCTGGACGGAGGAGGCACCGAAGCAGGTGAACCTGAACCAGACGGGCGGCGTTCCGTACGAGTTTACGACTTCGTGGGGGGCGCGGGTTACGCAGTTTATGGCGCCGGGACAGGTGAATGATATCCGGGTTGTCCCTGCGGATGTATGGGAGGGTGGGCGTGGTGCCAGGTGTGGATTTTGGAGGGGGTTGGCTCCTAGCATTCCGGCGTAG